The proteins below are encoded in one region of Peptoniphilus sp. GNH:
- a CDS encoding hemolysin family protein: MKKLEYFFILLALICIYLSYLFTLVESAYFSLTSSKIENIKEHSHENLKYFEINIKNLDDIFSLCLFGDFFFNMLCAVSISILLFDKLHFLGLFLGTIFSAILIVVFGQVLPKSNGAKKSEKISLKYAKTFYFLKFIFFPFTFFTTVLGNLCLKITGKDKNYREPLITEDELKDAVNIGFKEGILDREELGFIENVIGFSDADAKDIMTPRTDIVALEINDSYEDIIKTIQDEGFSRIPVYEEDLDNIIGIFHVKDIFKFRGAKSLCDFKKFLRPAYYTFEYKDVSQLFKEMRSSKISLAIVTNEYGGTEGLITMEDLIEKIVGSISDEYDQEDDEEIVKISNDEYLIDGAVNISEVNSLFNKNFESNEYDSIAGYLIEKIDRFPKVSEKFMIDDVLFVVKETSKNRIDKLLLKKIK; the protein is encoded by the coding sequence TTGAAAAAACTTGAATACTTTTTTATACTATTAGCTTTAATTTGCATATATTTATCCTATTTATTCACCTTGGTTGAAAGTGCATATTTTTCGCTAACATCAAGCAAGATTGAAAATATTAAAGAACACTCTCACGAAAATTTGAAATATTTTGAAATAAATATAAAAAATTTAGATGACATATTTTCCCTTTGCCTTTTTGGTGACTTCTTTTTTAATATGTTGTGTGCTGTATCAATTTCAATTTTACTTTTTGACAAGCTCCATTTTTTAGGTTTGTTTTTGGGTACTATTTTCTCGGCCATACTCATTGTAGTATTTGGACAAGTTCTTCCAAAAAGTAATGGTGCTAAAAAGTCTGAGAAAATTTCTTTAAAATATGCCAAAACTTTTTACTTCTTAAAATTTATATTTTTTCCATTCACATTTTTTACTACGGTACTTGGCAATCTATGCTTAAAAATTACTGGAAAAGATAAAAATTATAGAGAACCTTTAATAACTGAAGATGAGCTAAAAGATGCTGTAAATATAGGTTTCAAAGAAGGCATCTTAGATCGTGAGGAGCTTGGTTTTATCGAAAATGTAATTGGATTTTCAGATGCTGATGCAAAAGATATAATGACACCGAGAACAGATATAGTAGCCCTTGAAATAAATGATTCTTATGAAGATATAATCAAAACAATTCAAGATGAAGGTTTCTCCCGCATCCCCGTCTATGAAGAAGATCTTGATAATATTATCGGTATATTTCATGTCAAAGATATTTTTAAATTCAGAGGAGCCAAGTCACTTTGTGATTTTAAAAAATTTCTAAGACCTGCCTACTATACCTTTGAATACAAAGACGTGTCCCAACTTTTTAAAGAGATGCGTTCTTCTAAAATAAGCCTAGCCATAGTCACAAATGAATATGGTGGAACTGAAGGGCTTATCACTATGGAGGACCTTATCGAAAAAATTGTAGGTTCAATTTCAGATGAATACGACCAAGAAGATGACGAAGAAATTGTGAAGATATCAAATGATGAGTATTTGATTGATGGAGCTGTGAATATAAGTGAGGTCAACTCTTTATTTAATAAAAATTTTGAAAGTAATGAGTACGACTCAATTGCAGGTTATCTAATCGAAAAAATCGACCGCTTCCCAAAAGTATCTGAAAAGTTTATGATAGACGATGTCTTATTTGTCGTAAAAGAAACATCAAAAAATAGAATAGACAAACTCCTTTTAAAGAAAATAAAATAA
- the glmS gene encoding glutamine--fructose-6-phosphate transaminase (isomerizing), whose translation MCGIVGFCGKLSAKEVVLNGLEKLEYRGYDSAGISLFENGKIKTIKRVGMLSVLEDALKGSNLDSNVGIGHTRWATHGEPSEKNAHPQNSNDGTISIVHNGIIENFMELKEKLTKKGYVFYSDTDTEIVANLIHYYYKNDLKEAFKKATDEISGQYAIAMISSHDPSKMYAIRHDAPLVFGVCKDGNMVSSDVASIIKYTKEVIYLDNDELVEMSCDSFTIFDKEGRRLAKKISLITWDETSATKAGFDHFMLKEIFEQPKLINQLVSSRIKNELPKLSFMYSKEELQSFENIYLVGCGTAYHAGEVGKYVIEKWLKVPAVSEIASEFRFKTDFINEKSLVIFISQSGETADTIAALKEARSKGATTLAITNVVGSSITREAQNVLYCEAGPEISVASTKAYTTQLIVLYFFALQAAMELESLSLEEVKNITKEMKMISGKIEVILENLDIYKRIAEKIKDDAALFYIGRSLDYLTAKEGALKLKELTYIFTEAFPAGELKHGPLALIEKNTPVIALLCQDNMQEKTISNIKEVKARGAYTVAIAPFGSKNVKEVCDDVIFIPASIDMLSPVTAAIPEQLLAYYTSVAKGLDVDKPRNLAKSVTVE comes from the coding sequence ATGTGTGGAATAGTCGGATTTTGTGGCAAACTTTCTGCTAAGGAAGTTGTCCTTAATGGCTTAGAAAAATTGGAATATCGCGGCTACGATTCAGCTGGTATTTCCCTATTTGAAAATGGAAAAATAAAAACAATAAAAAGAGTCGGTATGTTAAGCGTCCTAGAAGATGCCTTAAAAGGCAGCAATCTAGATTCAAATGTTGGAATAGGACATACAAGATGGGCAACTCATGGTGAGCCATCTGAAAAGAATGCCCATCCACAGAACTCAAACGATGGAACAATATCCATTGTCCATAATGGTATTATAGAAAATTTTATGGAATTAAAAGAAAAATTGACTAAAAAAGGATATGTCTTTTATTCTGACACCGATACTGAAATTGTTGCCAATCTAATCCATTACTATTATAAAAATGATTTAAAAGAAGCTTTTAAGAAGGCGACAGATGAAATTTCTGGTCAATATGCCATAGCTATGATTTCAAGTCATGATCCTTCAAAAATGTATGCAATCCGTCACGATGCTCCCCTTGTATTTGGTGTTTGTAAGGATGGCAATATGGTTTCAAGTGATGTTGCATCAATTATAAAATATACAAAAGAAGTCATTTACCTTGACAATGACGAATTAGTAGAAATGTCCTGTGATTCTTTTACAATTTTTGATAAAGAAGGAAGAAGACTAGCTAAGAAAATCAGCCTTATAACCTGGGATGAAACATCTGCTACAAAAGCTGGATTTGACCATTTTATGCTAAAAGAAATTTTTGAACAACCCAAGCTTATTAATCAACTTGTATCATCTAGGATAAAAAATGAGCTTCCCAAACTTTCATTTATGTATTCTAAAGAAGAACTACAAAGCTTTGAAAATATTTATTTGGTGGGATGTGGAACTGCATATCATGCAGGGGAAGTCGGAAAATATGTAATTGAAAAATGGTTAAAAGTACCAGCAGTATCCGAAATAGCATCAGAATTTCGCTTCAAGACAGATTTTATAAACGAAAAATCCCTTGTAATATTTATATCTCAATCTGGAGAAACAGCTGATACAATCGCAGCTCTTAAAGAAGCTAGAAGTAAAGGAGCAACTACTCTAGCAATCACAAATGTAGTCGGATCAAGTATAACTAGAGAAGCGCAAAATGTTCTCTACTGCGAAGCTGGTCCTGAAATTTCAGTGGCTTCAACAAAAGCTTACACCACTCAACTTATTGTACTCTATTTCTTCGCTCTCCAAGCAGCTATGGAACTTGAAAGTTTATCACTTGAAGAAGTAAAAAATATAACAAAAGAAATGAAAATGATAAGTGGTAAAATCGAAGTTATCTTGGAAAATCTTGACATATATAAACGCATAGCCGAAAAAATTAAAGATGACGCAGCCCTGTTTTATATAGGAAGATCTCTGGACTACCTAACTGCAAAAGAAGGTGCTCTCAAGCTAAAAGAGCTTACTTATATCTTTACCGAGGCCTTCCCCGCAGGTGAATTAAAGCACGGTCCCTTGGCTCTTATAGAAAAAAATACGCCTGTAATTGCCCTCTTGTGTCAAGACAATATGCAAGAAAAAACTATCTCAAATATAAAAGAAGTTAAGGCTAGAGGTGCTTATACAGTAGCTATTGCTCCTTTTGGCAGCAAGAATGTAAAAGAAGTGTGTGATGATGTCATCTTCATACCTGCAAGTATAGATATGCTAAGCCCTGTCACTGCAGCCATTCCAGAGCAACTACTGGCTTATTACACATCGGTTGCAAAGGGCCTTGATGTTGACAAACCCAGAAACCTCGCTAAATCTGTTACAGTTGAATAA
- the pepD gene encoding beta-Ala-His dipeptidase, whose product MDCISEHTTKVLEIFKEITKIPRPSHKENKIRKFLLEFANKNGLKSLEDETGNVFIWSRHESNQKSVILQAHMDMVCEKKEGFEIDFEKDEIPYEIEGDYIISKYTTLGADDGIGMAMILAALIDKENETPIEAIFTVNEEDGMTGASKLESSKFKSKTLINLDSAEESRAFGGCAGSKRLNVKFKKEFQNLDDSYICYHLIISGLQGGHSGEDIHLNLGNALVILARALYKFNDKFDIKVIDIYGGSKTNAIPRGAVAKIAIPKDLKIQAQNLIVNINHDFVKELGIEDPDVRINFEGADFSDKALKDDLAERIIDYLYLAPNGVLGLSKMKGALVESSCNLAIVESDEKEIIIHSSIRSSKSTMIENLTLKHQIMAKLLGAQYQEEFSYPAWEFKYDSEIACIAKKVYEDLYGSELEVTIVHAGLESALISKSFKDLDIISIGPDIEHLHAPGEKVSISSTNRTYRFLINILKEFSRRNK is encoded by the coding sequence TTGGATTGTATTTCTGAACATACTACTAAGGTTTTGGAGATTTTCAAAGAAATTACTAAAATTCCAAGACCTTCTCACAAAGAAAATAAGATACGAAAATTCTTGTTAGAATTTGCAAATAAAAATGGACTAAAATCATTAGAAGATGAAACAGGCAATGTATTTATTTGGTCTAGACACGAATCAAATCAAAAATCTGTAATACTTCAAGCTCACATGGACATGGTGTGCGAGAAAAAAGAAGGCTTTGAGATTGATTTTGAAAAAGATGAAATTCCATATGAAATAGAAGGCGACTATATAATTTCCAAATATACAACTCTTGGAGCTGATGATGGAATTGGAATGGCTATGATACTAGCCGCACTTATAGATAAAGAAAATGAAACGCCCATAGAGGCTATATTTACTGTAAATGAAGAAGATGGGATGACAGGAGCCTCTAAACTTGAAAGCTCAAAGTTTAAATCGAAAACATTGATAAATTTGGATTCTGCCGAAGAGTCAAGGGCCTTTGGAGGATGTGCTGGTTCCAAAAGACTAAATGTTAAATTCAAAAAAGAATTTCAAAATCTTGATGACTCATATATTTGCTATCATTTGATTATATCAGGCTTACAAGGTGGACACTCTGGAGAAGATATTCACTTAAATCTCGGAAATGCACTAGTTATTTTAGCAAGAGCCCTATATAAATTTAATGATAAATTTGACATAAAGGTCATAGATATATATGGTGGCAGCAAGACTAATGCAATACCTAGAGGGGCTGTTGCAAAAATAGCGATACCTAAAGATTTAAAAATTCAGGCTCAAAATTTGATTGTAAATATAAATCACGACTTTGTAAAAGAATTGGGCATTGAGGATCCTGACGTGAGGATAAATTTCGAAGGAGCAGATTTTAGCGATAAGGCATTGAAAGATGATTTGGCTGAAAGAATAATAGATTATTTATATTTGGCTCCAAATGGTGTTTTGGGTCTATCTAAGATGAAAGGCGCTCTTGTTGAAAGCTCATGCAATTTGGCAATTGTAGAATCGGATGAAAAAGAAATCATTATCCATAGCTCCATTAGGAGCTCAAAGTCAACTATGATTGAAAATTTGACTTTAAAACACCAAATTATGGCCAAGCTTTTAGGAGCTCAATATCAAGAAGAGTTTTCCTACCCTGCGTGGGAATTTAAATATGACTCGGAGATTGCTTGTATAGCTAAAAAGGTATATGAAGATTTATATGGTAGCGAGTTGGAAGTTACTATCGTTCATGCGGGTCTAGAGTCAGCTCTTATAAGTAAATCCTTTAAAGATTTGGATATAATCTCCATTGGACCAGATATAGAACATCTTCACGCACCAGGAGAAAAGGTAAGTATCTCATCTACAAATAGGACATATAGATTTTTAATAAATATTTTAAAAGAATTTTCAAGGAGGAACAAATGA
- a CDS encoding (p)ppGpp synthetase — protein sequence MELKLFSFIDEALKVRKNYREILETVSQRLGDFFEYSMKSCPGFLNIYTRVKSEESIREKLLRNNFYRIYKDPQKATLSLSDLIGLRIECRFIEDEKKIFYEILKLFNIQGEQGYYRTSLDENIYLRLSEKQPMLQQNGFEIYKIDGYYIYSRTKFNFELQIKSMVNLFWGEIDHSVLYKNYNYLITENFFRSIMYSIKDNLSMIDRQLMILYEQIGNSGSERNSIDEEHFTNLLSKIIHDVYAKKVKKELGFLPDFKNMSDFIVTYLFSKKSPDGPASYGENFIQILERINHLEKEEVNLRHEIKFIREIDFEDSFTRNIGNGILEVINEDFNWYIFFRIIFKMSNKDHNEKEFEEFCRFIKYKYDKTFDEIFDSSRIRQEDRQIIAEYILNYIAENFLINKDINYLLVYALRELENLKTVLEKIVSIESFDQNIERIERSLKNYSKGKF from the coding sequence ATGGAGTTAAAACTTTTTTCTTTTATAGATGAAGCGTTAAAAGTTAGAAAAAATTATCGCGAGATTTTGGAAACTGTCAGCCAAAGACTTGGGGATTTTTTTGAATATAGCATGAAGTCATGCCCTGGATTTTTAAATATATATACAAGGGTAAAATCTGAAGAATCAATTCGAGAAAAATTACTTAGAAATAATTTTTATAGGATTTATAAGGATCCTCAAAAAGCGACTCTATCTCTATCAGATTTAATAGGACTTCGCATAGAGTGCAGATTTATAGAAGACGAGAAAAAGATTTTTTATGAGATTTTAAAGCTTTTTAATATACAAGGCGAACAGGGTTATTATAGGACTTCTCTAGATGAAAATATCTATTTGAGATTATCCGAAAAGCAACCAATGCTTCAACAAAATGGATTTGAAATTTATAAAATAGATGGATATTACATATACTCTAGGACTAAGTTTAATTTCGAGCTACAAATAAAGTCTATGGTAAATTTATTCTGGGGAGAGATTGATCATTCTGTACTATATAAGAACTATAATTATCTTATTACTGAGAATTTCTTCAGGTCTATAATGTATTCCATAAAGGATAATTTATCTATGATTGATAGACAACTTATGATTTTATATGAGCAAATAGGAAATTCTGGAAGCGAAAGAAATTCAATCGATGAAGAACACTTCACAAACCTGCTTTCTAAAATAATTCATGATGTTTATGCAAAAAAAGTAAAAAAAGAGTTGGGATTTTTACCTGATTTCAAAAATATGTCAGACTTTATAGTGACTTATTTATTTTCGAAAAAAAGTCCGGATGGACCAGCATCGTATGGAGAGAATTTTATACAAATATTAGAAAGAATAAATCACTTGGAAAAGGAAGAGGTAAATTTAAGACACGAGATAAAGTTCATAAGAGAAATAGACTTCGAAGACTCATTTACAAGAAATATTGGAAATGGAATTTTGGAAGTCATTAATGAAGATTTCAATTGGTATATATTTTTTAGAATAATATTTAAAATGAGCAATAAAGACCACAATGAGAAGGAATTTGAGGAGTTTTGCCGATTTATAAAATATAAGTATGATAAGACCTTTGATGAAATTTTTGACTCAAGTAGAATCAGGCAAGAGGACAGGCAAATAATTGCTGAATATATTTTAAATTATATTGCAGAGAACTTTTTGATAAATAAGGATATAAATTATTTGTTGGTTTATGCCCTAAGAGAGCTTGAAAATTTGAAAACTGTACTGGAAAAGATTGTGAGTATAGAATCTTTTGATCAAAATATAGAAAGAATTGAGAGAAGTTTAAAAAATTACAGCAAGGGGAAATTTTAA
- a CDS encoding DNA internalization-related competence protein ComEC/Rec2: MYFVASYIAGILTYNYFTKASLTVILALAFLVSSYFYFKSNKKKFLIYYILFLFGLVNFGIRTETPILGEHSIKAKVVKVLDKGFVLKVNKFPLSKKVLIKSYEDLDIEKGDFVSLSGDFEKAEDAYNFKSFSYKKYLLGQGILSICRKPKIEYIKRQGSFVGAMPLRIKNTLFGDYNRYMSTSSAEILEGLILSEKSSIENLNAYRQVGLGHILSISGFHIGILYLFLFGIFRFIDLDKKICKLMALILVIFYCWMIDFPPGALRACLMLIFTDLAFFVKGQYSTRDGLFISLFIILIFAPYQLFNISLLLSYFGVGGIIYLGNRLVNIYGGSYIKNAFLILLGVNISIFPVQALSFASYNIFSIPINLILTPLYSLAIIVAYIASLFSVISLPIRPLYECLDYYLRMCNFLVNDLNNYLNFSLNLRQLGILSIFAYVFLLISRLIKIPNLNRKIYACIIIYFALLIGIYSLEAYRSYGALKLSFIYVGQGDACLINYRGKNFLVDTGGCEDENYNPGEIYLKKVLEREGVRTIDGVFISHFDADHVEGIKDIWDRFKIKRVFMHSYPTKSPYLKKIIKRGLKTISLKDGQVLKSDDLEFKVLYDGSKASNENASSLILMANLNGFKILFTGDSDKESEKFYNGEETTILKVAHHGSNTSTSQEFLEKVRPKIAVISCGYKNSYGHPSELVLENLKNENVKTFVTAYDGEIKMTYQNGRLRIDRALPKNKISIYDYYKDFLIMLVLTSIAAFLVLDYRRRDELQRDL, encoded by the coding sequence ATGTATTTTGTTGCAAGTTATATAGCGGGAATCTTAACTTATAATTATTTCACTAAAGCTAGCTTAACAGTGATTCTCGCCCTGGCATTTCTCGTAAGTTCATATTTTTATTTTAAATCAAACAAGAAAAAGTTTTTGATTTATTATATTTTATTTTTATTTGGGCTTGTAAATTTTGGAATAAGGACAGAGACGCCAATTTTGGGCGAGCATAGTATAAAAGCCAAAGTTGTCAAAGTTTTGGACAAGGGTTTTGTCTTAAAGGTGAATAAATTTCCCTTATCTAAAAAAGTTTTGATAAAGTCTTATGAAGATCTTGATATTGAAAAGGGAGATTTTGTATCTCTTAGTGGAGACTTTGAAAAGGCGGAAGATGCTTATAATTTCAAATCTTTTTCATATAAAAAGTATTTGTTGGGACAGGGCATCTTGTCTATATGCCGAAAGCCTAAAATAGAATACATAAAAAGACAAGGCTCTTTTGTAGGCGCTATGCCACTTAGGATAAAAAACACGCTTTTTGGTGATTATAATCGCTATATGTCAACAAGTTCTGCAGAGATTTTAGAGGGCCTAATTCTATCTGAAAAGTCCTCAATAGAGAATTTAAATGCTTACAGACAAGTTGGTTTGGGACATATACTTTCTATTTCTGGATTTCATATAGGAATTTTATATTTATTTTTGTTTGGCATTTTTAGGTTCATAGATTTGGACAAAAAAATTTGCAAGCTCATGGCGCTTATATTGGTGATTTTTTATTGTTGGATGATAGATTTTCCTCCAGGGGCACTTAGAGCTTGCCTGATGCTCATTTTCACAGATCTGGCATTTTTTGTTAAAGGACAATATTCAACAAGGGATGGACTCTTTATATCGCTATTTATCATATTAATTTTTGCGCCATACCAACTTTTTAATATTTCCTTATTACTTTCATATTTTGGTGTGGGAGGCATTATATATCTGGGAAATAGGCTAGTAAACATTTATGGTGGAAGCTACATTAAAAATGCTTTTTTGATTTTACTTGGAGTAAATATAAGCATATTTCCAGTACAGGCACTTTCCTTTGCAAGCTACAATATTTTTTCCATACCTATAAATTTGATTCTAACACCCCTATATAGTTTGGCAATAATTGTGGCCTATATAGCATCCTTATTTTCTGTAATATCACTTCCAATAAGACCCTTGTACGAGTGTTTAGATTATTACTTGAGGATGTGCAATTTTCTAGTCAATGACTTAAATAATTATCTAAATTTTAGTCTAAATCTTAGACAACTCGGAATTTTATCAATATTTGCCTATGTATTTTTGCTTATAAGTAGGCTTATAAAAATTCCAAATCTTAATAGAAAAATATATGCTTGCATAATTATATATTTTGCCCTACTTATAGGCATATATTCTTTGGAAGCTTATAGGTCATATGGGGCTCTCAAGCTATCTTTTATATATGTTGGGCAAGGGGATGCCTGCTTGATAAATTATAGAGGCAAAAATTTTCTGGTAGATACTGGAGGATGCGAAGATGAAAATTATAATCCTGGTGAGATTTACCTAAAAAAAGTGCTGGAAAGAGAAGGGGTAAGGACCATAGACGGTGTATTCATTTCGCACTTTGATGCGGACCATGTTGAAGGCATAAAAGACATATGGGATAGATTTAAGATAAAGAGAGTTTTTATGCATTCTTATCCGACAAAATCACCTTATCTTAAAAAAATTATAAAACGCGGTTTAAAAACAATAAGCTTAAAAGATGGCCAAGTCCTTAAAAGTGACGACTTAGAGTTCAAAGTCTTGTATGATGGCTCTAAGGCAAGTAATGAAAATGCCAGTTCTTTGATTTTGATGGCAAATCTAAATGGATTTAAAATACTATTTACAGGAGATTCAGATAAAGAGTCTGAGAAATTTTATAATGGGGAAGAGACAACTATTTTAAAAGTTGCTCACCATGGCTCGAATACATCTACAAGTCAAGAATTCTTGGAAAAGGTAAGACCCAAGATAGCAGTCATATCATGTGGATATAAAAATTCTTATGGTCATCCCAGTGAACTTGTTTTAGAAAATTTAAAAAATGAAAATGTAAAGACTTTCGTAACAGCTTATGATGGAGAAATAAAGATGACTTATCAAAATGGAAGGCTAAGAATAGATAGAGCACTTCCTAAAAACAAAATTTCAATTTATGATTATTACAAAGATTTTTTAATAATGCTAGTTCTAACATCAATAGCAGCCTTTTTAGTTTTAGATTATAGGAGAAGAGATGAATTACAAAGAGATTTATAA
- a CDS encoding TIGR01212 family radical SAM protein (This family includes YhcC from E. coli K-12, an uncharacterized radical SAM protein.): MPYRVYSEFLKDKFGEKVYKLPVNLNGTCPNRDGSKAYGGCIFCGESGGSFENKDGDIRRQLELSKITIEKKYKAKKFIAYFQNYTSTYEDLYKFKSYVEEAKIEGVVGFSFSTRPDCLGDDFLDYFQDLSKDYFVTLEVGLQTVNYKSLKLLNRGHGLSDFIDSSIRAKKRNLRLCVHMILDLPWDDMDDVVEGARVLSALSIDEVKLHSLYVVKGTRLASLYDKGEVQLLDVKTYKERVINFLLNLDQNIVVQRLVGRAPQEDTIIANYNTSWWKIRDDIINEMYLKGLSQGQLRKGGKNG, encoded by the coding sequence GTGCCATACAGAGTTTATTCTGAATTTTTGAAAGACAAATTCGGAGAAAAGGTATATAAGTTGCCGGTAAACTTAAATGGCACCTGCCCAAATAGAGATGGAAGTAAGGCTTATGGCGGCTGCATATTTTGCGGAGAAAGTGGCGGCTCTTTTGAAAATAAAGATGGCGACATAAGGCGGCAGTTGGAACTTTCAAAAATCACGATAGAAAAAAAGTACAAGGCCAAAAAATTCATAGCATATTTTCAAAATTATACTTCTACTTACGAAGATTTATATAAATTCAAATCATATGTAGAAGAGGCTAAGATTGAAGGCGTTGTAGGTTTTTCATTCTCCACGAGGCCAGATTGTTTGGGCGATGATTTTCTTGATTATTTTCAAGACTTGTCAAAGGATTATTTTGTAACACTTGAAGTTGGGTTACAAACTGTAAATTATAAAAGTTTAAAGCTTTTGAATAGGGGACATGGTCTATCTGATTTTATAGACTCATCCATCAGAGCAAAAAAGAGAAATTTGAGACTATGTGTTCACATGATTTTGGATCTGCCATGGGATGATATGGATGATGTCGTGGAAGGAGCCAGGGTTCTTAGTGCACTGTCTATTGATGAGGTTAAACTTCATTCGCTTTACGTTGTGAAAGGCACAAGGCTTGCTAGTCTTTACGATAAGGGTGAGGTTCAATTGCTGGATGTTAAGACTTATAAGGAAAGAGTAATAAATTTTCTTTTAAATCTAGACCAGAATATAGTCGTTCAAAGACTGGTTGGAAGAGCTCCGCAAGAGGATACGATTATTGCGAACTATAATACAAGCTGGTGGAAGATAAGAGATGACATTATAAATGAGATGTATTTAAAAGGACTTAGCCAAGGTCAGTTAAGAAAGGGTGGTAAAAATGGTTAA
- a CDS encoding DUF1292 domain-containing protein, producing the protein MKEEKKHCGCGCGHDHEHGHAHEDENLDVITFTSDDGTEMEYVVIGDFPYKNKNYLALLPSDEEDQEAIVCEYIQGQDEEIEILEIEDEDYFNEVVAEFLRLYDEEGEEEE; encoded by the coding sequence ATGAAAGAAGAAAAGAAACATTGCGGATGTGGTTGTGGACATGATCATGAACACGGACACGCACATGAAGATGAAAATTTGGATGTAATTACATTTACAAGTGATGATGGAACTGAGATGGAATATGTTGTAATAGGAGATTTTCCATACAAGAACAAAAATTATTTAGCTTTGTTGCCATCAGACGAAGAAGACCAAGAAGCCATTGTATGTGAATATATTCAAGGTCAAGACGAAGAAATAGAAATTTTAGAAATCGAAGACGAAGATTATTTTAATGAGGTAGTTGCTGAGTTTTTGAGACTCTATGATGAAGAAGGAGAAGAGGAAGAATAA
- a CDS encoding DUF177 domain-containing protein, with the protein MNIDFRPYFKSGSKIFDLEGIIEENKTQYLIDNLDLIFPVRYKGKIYDLNGEFLLDLDLDYAYNTQCSRCLKDMVKSIHANLKAVLIDEKDEDDMEDDPTMEYIILDENGFSIDDFIFSGIITSMPMKVLCKETCKGLCPQCGKDLNDGPCDCEKEDFIDPRFAKLKGLFKEEV; encoded by the coding sequence ATGAATATTGACTTTAGGCCTTATTTTAAGTCGGGAAGTAAAATTTTTGACTTGGAAGGGATTATAGAAGAAAATAAGACACAATATCTTATTGATAATCTTGATTTAATCTTTCCAGTAAGATACAAGGGTAAAATTTATGATCTAAATGGAGAATTTTTACTTGATTTAGACCTTGATTACGCTTATAATACACAGTGTTCAAGATGTCTAAAAGATATGGTTAAAAGTATTCATGCTAATTTGAAGGCCGTACTTATAGATGAAAAAGATGAAGACGACATGGAAGATGATCCCACCATGGAATATATAATACTTGATGAAAATGGTTTTTCTATTGATGATTTTATATTTTCGGGTATAATCACATCCATGCCGATGAAAGTACTTTGTAAAGAAACGTGTAAGGGCCTATGTCCACAATGCGGCAAAGATTTAAACGATGGACCTTGCGACTGCGAAAAAGAAGATTTTATTGATCCGAGATTTGCAAAATTAAAGGGTCTATTTAAAGAGGAGGTGTAA
- the rpmF gene encoding 50S ribosomal protein L32: MAVPKRKTSKQRRNKRRASSYRLNKATVTECPNCHEPKLPHRVCPSCGFYAGKEVISVE; this comes from the coding sequence ATGGCAGTACCTAAGAGAAAAACATCTAAACAAAGAAGAAATAAGAGAAGAGCATCATCTTACAGACTAAACAAAGCTACTGTAACTGAATGCCCAAATTGTCATGAACCAAAGCTTCCACACCGTGTTTGCCCATCATGTGGCTTTTACGCTGGAAAAGAAGTTATAAGTGTAGAATGA
- the msrA gene encoding peptide-methionine (S)-S-oxide reductase MsrA: protein MIREIYFAGGCFWGIEEFFLRISGVIDTRAGYANSLIENPSYRDVCAGFTDASECVKVIYEDELISLKFLLEKFFSVIDPTSLNRQGADIGTQYRSGIYYTDDKDGAFIKSYIGQISSSYEEKIVTEVLKIKNFYEAEDYHQRYLRKNPSGYCHIKL, encoded by the coding sequence ATGATAAGAGAAATATATTTTGCAGGAGGATGTTTCTGGGGAATTGAGGAGTTCTTTTTGAGGATAAGTGGAGTGATTGACACCAGGGCAGGTTATGCTAATTCCCTTATAGAAAATCCTAGTTACAGAGATGTATGTGCTGGATTTACAGATGCAAGCGAATGCGTAAAAGTTATATACGAAGATGAACTTATATCTTTAAAATTTTTGCTGGAAAAATTTTTTTCTGTTATAGATCCTACAAGTCTTAATAGACAGGGAGCTGATATAGGAACCCAATACAGAAGTGGAATCTATTATACTGATGATAAGGATGGGGCTTTTATAAAATCTTATATAGGTCAAATATCGAGTTCATACGAAGAAAAAATAGTGACAGAAGTTTTAAAAATTAAAAATTTTTACGAGGCGGAGGATTATCACCAAAGATACCTTAGAAAAAATCCTTCTGGCTATTGTCATATAAAATTGTAA